Proteins encoded within one genomic window of bacterium:
- a CDS encoding peptidoglycan-binding protein, whose product MPLNNCDILIQAGHQNTPDGATGGSGPLGDEIDWTPVISDEAVAILKAAGVNAVKEDASIKHSDRNYNCKLAVFVHFDDPDSGESGPSVGYDHDSDAAAANVWKSLYKEFFPFNETWREDNFTEDEHHYYGFSHTFTSDAEFLIEFGDLNSLRQAQWLKPRLRWLGSLLAHYLSKRSGMGDVPKPAPYDESSHPGYPIKFKLKSATFSGDPVLEAVVSGNIVLSQSPIKVNGTGPVQDALKALALAGHPNYGIDFKGNSNLRGFYGPKTVAAVRAFQSDNKLDVTGEIDDKTIKSLDVAMLVLEPPQVPEVIPQGSGVDPMNPGPGARPVGQTEPFRTSASSSGNENGSSKTTGLLGKSQLFDDGTIVVDATEQLRAVRSDGLNGTLTGQWRRVQKGKSFAVRQESYSYRGRHLPDGALFLDVDGIPTTVPAGFTATAVKKVKATRFGKGDKQDEGTGSPTMGTVQTDSEVVGGSVKISIMSAVFGNNWQDNDKRLSALIEVYFNKTRKMVRVPLVDVGPGEKAPSHAEVDLTLACDQFLGTDGLATVDYRILVPSA is encoded by the coding sequence ATGCCACTCAATAACTGCGATATCCTCATTCAAGCCGGACACCAAAACACACCAGACGGAGCCACCGGAGGTTCCGGACCACTAGGGGACGAGATCGACTGGACACCCGTCATCTCTGATGAGGCCGTGGCCATCCTTAAAGCTGCCGGAGTGAATGCGGTGAAGGAAGATGCCTCGATCAAACACTCCGACCGAAACTATAATTGCAAGCTCGCAGTCTTCGTACATTTCGACGATCCTGACAGCGGGGAGAGCGGCCCATCGGTCGGCTATGATCATGACAGTGATGCCGCTGCGGCAAACGTATGGAAATCACTTTACAAAGAGTTTTTCCCATTCAATGAAACATGGCGGGAGGACAATTTCACCGAAGACGAACATCATTACTATGGGTTCAGCCACACATTCACCAGCGACGCGGAGTTTTTGATTGAATTCGGAGATTTGAACAGCCTGCGCCAGGCGCAATGGTTAAAGCCCCGGCTTCGCTGGCTAGGTTCGCTGCTGGCACACTACCTAAGCAAACGTAGCGGAATGGGGGATGTTCCCAAACCCGCGCCGTATGACGAAAGCAGCCATCCAGGATATCCAATTAAGTTCAAATTGAAGAGTGCTACATTTTCTGGAGATCCGGTACTGGAAGCAGTGGTTTCGGGCAATATCGTGCTTTCGCAATCGCCAATTAAGGTCAATGGAACAGGGCCTGTGCAGGACGCACTCAAGGCATTGGCACTTGCGGGGCACCCCAATTACGGCATCGACTTTAAGGGAAATTCAAACCTTCGCGGTTTTTACGGTCCCAAGACGGTTGCCGCGGTCAGAGCCTTTCAAAGTGACAACAAGCTAGATGTCACCGGCGAGATTGACGATAAGACCATCAAGTCCCTCGACGTTGCAATGCTTGTTCTGGAGCCCCCTCAGGTACCCGAGGTCATACCACAGGGCAGCGGAGTTGATCCAATGAATCCCGGTCCGGGAGCTAGACCCGTCGGCCAAACGGAACCCTTTCGAACATCTGCATCGAGTTCAGGCAACGAGAATGGCAGTTCAAAGACGACTGGATTGCTCGGGAAATCACAACTGTTTGACGACGGGACCATCGTTGTGGACGCCACCGAACAACTTCGAGCCGTGCGTTCGGATGGTCTCAATGGGACGCTCACCGGCCAATGGCGGCGAGTTCAAAAGGGCAAGTCCTTTGCGGTGCGCCAAGAAAGTTACTCATATCGAGGACGGCACTTACCCGACGGGGCGCTATTTCTCGACGTTGATGGCATTCCCACCACAGTTCCAGCCGGTTTTACTGCCACCGCTGTGAAAAAAGTGAAGGCAACGCGGTTCGGTAAAGGCGACAAGCAGGACGAAGGTACAGGTTCTCCAACGATGGGGACGGTGCAGACTGATAGTGAAGTGGTTGGAGGCTCGGTTAAAATTTCAATCATGTCTGCCGTTTTCGGCAACAACTGGCAGGACAACGACAAGCGGCTTTCAGCCTTGATCGAAGTATATTTCAATAAGACCAGAAAAATGGTCCGCGTGCCGCTCGTGGATGTCGGGCCCGGAGAAAAGGCACCTTCCCATGCGGAGGTCGATCTCACTCTTGCCTGTGACCAATTTCTTGGAACCGATGGTTTGGCCACAGTTGACTATCGCATACTTGTTCCAAGTGCATAA